Proteins co-encoded in one Aspergillus flavus chromosome 2, complete sequence genomic window:
- a CDS encoding chitinase — MLANRSATGLLFLFLCQIVVETLASHFSSLQFLPLPNDDTTCSKSKPCRLGCCGPIDSTGTGSCGFGPEFCGSKCTSNCDRKSECDAGWGKEWSNMSTCPLKVCCSKHGFCGTTQEFCGDKQVLSPECNGQSSKAKTIGYYEAWNPERRTCGQVEPKDIPLGIYSHLNFAFALIDPKTFRIAPMTDATAKRYKSLTSLKSRQNGLQVYIAIGGWDFNDPGPTRTTFSDLAGSQSAQDTFFESLVSFMLHNDFDGVDLDWEYPTADDRGGRPEDFANYVTLVKRLRERLDQLPRHFGLTITLPASYWYLQGFDIVNLEPYVDWFNVMTYDIHGLWDAHGKEVGPHALAHTNLTEINMGLELLWRNNINPARVVMGLGFYGRSFTMADPNCMEPGCLFKEGEAPSGECTNVPGVISATEIHGIIKKGATVTFYKDAAVKVATWNTNQWVSWDDVETLKLKIDFANKRCLGGTMVWAVDLDDGTLVEALGNASGKKKQWTSDGKFKPMPCFGKNWPKGSNKTWIGKKEKPKKG, encoded by the exons ATGCTAGCCAACAGATCAGCTACCGgtcttttattcttattcCTTTGCCAGATCGTGGTAGAGACGTTGGCGTCCCATTTCTCAAGCCTACAGTTCCTGCCTCTCCCAAACGACGATACGACTTGTTCTAAGTCAAAGCCTTGCCGACTGGGTTGCTGTGGGCCAAT AGACTCGACTGGTACAGGCTCCTGTGGCTTTGGACCTGAGTTTTGTGGATCAAAGTGTACCTCTAATTGCGATCGAAAGAGTGAATGCGATGCAGGCTGGGGCAAAGAATGGTCGAACATGTCTACTTGCCCCTTGAAAGTGTGCTGTAGTAAACATGGGTTCTGTG GAACCACGCAAGAGTTTTGCGGTGACAAACAGGTACTATCTCCCGAATGCAATGGGCAAAGCTCGAAGGCCAAGACGATTGGATACTACGAAGCATGGAACCCCGAGAGAAGAACTTGTGGAC AGGTGGAACCTAAGGATATCCCTCTAGGAATATACTCCCACTTGaactttgcttttgctctgATTGACCCCAAGACTTTCCGAATTGCTCCCATGACAGATGCAACTGCGAAGCGCTACAAATCCCTCACATCGCTGAAGAGTCGTCAGAATGGTCTTCAGGTATATATTGCGATTGGAGGCTGGGACTTCAACGATCCGGGTCCCACGAGGACTACCTTCTCGGACCTTGCTGGCTCACAGTCTGCACAAGATACTTTCTTTGAGTCACTGGTCAGTTTCATGCTTCATAATGATTTCGACGGGGTTGATCTCGACTGGGAATATCCTACCGCAGACGATCGAGGCGGCAGACCAGAGGATTTTGCCAACTATGTCACTCTAGTGAAACGACTAAGGGAGCGGCTGGATCAATTGCCGCGGCACTTTGGGCTCACCATAACCTTG CCGGCTAGCTATTGGTATCTTCAAGGATTTGATATTGTGAACTTGGAGCCATACGTCGATTGGTTTAACGTCATGACCTATGATATAC atGGACTTTGGGACGCACATGGCAAGGAGGTTGGACCGCATGCGTTGGCCCATACCAATCTGACAGAGATTAACATGGGCCTTGAACTTCTCTGGCGCAACAACATTAATCCCGCACGGGTTGTTATGGGACTAGGTTTCTACGGCCGTAGCTTCACCATGGCAGACCCTAATTGCATGGAACCTGGTTGCCTCTTCAAGGAGGGAGAGGCCCCCTCCGGAGAGTGTACCAATGTTCCGGGGGTTATTTCGGCAACAGAGATCCACGGAATAATCAAGAAGGGTGCTACTGTGACCTTCTATAAAGATGCCGCAGTGAAGGTTGCTACGTGGAATACCAACCAGTGGGTCAGCTGGGATGATGTCGAAACCTTGAAGCTCAAGATCGACTTCGCCAACAAGCGTTGTCTGGGAGGGACCATGGTTTGGGCAGTTGACCTGGATGATGGCACCCTTGTTGAAGCATTGGGGAATGCctcggggaagaagaaacaatgGACCAGCGATGGCAAATTCAAACCAATGCCTTGCTTCGGTAAGAATTGGCCAAAGGGGTCCAACAAGACGTGGAttggcaagaaggaaaaaccGAAGAAGGGATAG
- a CDS encoding esterase family protein, whose amino-acid sequence MAAFAMLLLALSLLMGSFGSCALSSNANQSLDYTISPQGENLARREPMKDPTDMTWIQKWGAIGDSFTAGIGAGQLWDKDKKCARYDRSYVTILDRAIGLSPLTFQYLACSGAKSKEILEQAKKLGGGMDLVVLTAGGNDLCLIDVLKDCIFLAYNEKSCESSIRRAKLNAEYILEPALEEILVELEKHMRPSAGIVVFVSYAQFFHDKDTDSDSCAKHNNWAFPPIGGPFKNLPVDLRRRKEYNELVRITNAGIERTIDKMRERCEVQVAGQFCWPGSTGAYPDPHQVNLQFFKPDTKKKSIHDEIKKRDTTVGKGQLEPEVNYGVNESLYGMLGDRSPNPAVEAIHMLNGRDSVPRDDAHGCSAHLDTRSWGFRLPARWGKWFHPNEKGHITIASFVLNEIISARAQFLGRDNPICKDEDRDQFHCRGNKGDQLSHYVQSHIADETYKTYCNEVQPPEGQVNWHDERVFYEDTPDEHKYMITLTKGATQFSKQECLTTFMRIIHGCDLYRPENPLNLKHGGTWKKGRYRYELKTGHIRRPWPVARPSGTCEGWYKVFFSRYTIRGRLWASLDHGEELRKSVKDCIGGGLTSWSFKYFNRADSHDMEWEAEFSTPIWVMKRCFQNNKVFNNMGGPNIGCEGNDNPWPFNY is encoded by the exons ATGGCAGCTTTTGCCATGCTCCTGCTGGCACTATCGCTGCTGATGGGATCCTTCGGCAGCTGTGCTCTCAGTAGTAATGCTAACCAGAGCCTCGACTACACCATCAGCCCTCAGGGCGAGAACCTTGCCCGCAGAGAGCCAATGAAAGACCCCACCGACATGACCTGGATCCAGAAATGGGGTGCTATTGGGGACAGCTTTACTGCTGGCATTGGAGCTGGCCAGCTGTGGGATAAAGATAAGAAATGTGCTCGATACGATCGATCCTATGTCACAATACTCGACCGTGCCATTGGATTATCTCCCCTCACCTTTCAATATCTGGCCTGCAGTGGTGCCAAATCGAAGGAAATTCTTgaacaagccaagaaactCGGCGGCGGGATGGATTTGGTGGTTCTGACGGCGGGAGGAAACGACCTCTGCTTG ATTGATGTTCTGAAAGACTGCATCTTTCTGGCTTACAATGAGAAGAGCTGTGAATCATCTATCAGGAGAGCTAAGCTCAACGCAGAATACATTCTGGAGCCAGCCCTTGAGGAGATCCTCGTTGAACTGGAAAAGCATATGAGGCCATCCGCCGGCATTGTGGTCTTCGTTAGCTACGCTCAGTTCTTCCATGATAAGGACACGGACTCGGATAGTTGCGCAAAACATAACAACTGGGCTTTCCCCCCTATCGGGGGTCCGTTTAAAAATCTACCGGTGGACCTAAGGAGACGCAAAGAATATAATGAATTGGTCCGGATTACCAATGCCGGAATTGAGAGGACCATTGACAAGATGAGAGAGAGGTGTGAAGTACAG GTTGCTGGGCAGTTTTGCTGGCCTGGGTCTACCGGGGCATACCCCGACCCCCACCAGGTCAATTTGCAGTTCTTCAAGCCCGAcacgaagaagaaatctaTACATGATGAGATCAAAAAGAGGGACACAACCGTAGGCAAAGGCCAACTGGAGCCTGAGGTCAACTATGGGGTCAATGAGAGCCTCTATGGCATGCTGGGCGACAGGAGTCCGAACCCTGCGGTGGAAGCCATACACATGCTCAACGGTAGGGATTCAGTTCCTAGGGATGATGCACACGGTTGCTCGGCACACCTCGACACGCGCTCTTGGGGATTCAGACTCCCAGCTCGATGGGGAAAGTGGTTTCACCCGAATGAGAAGGGCCACATCACGATTGCATCGTTCGTTCTCAACGAAATCATCTCAGCACGGGCACAATTCTTGGGGAGAGACAATCCGATTTGCAAGGATGAGGATCGAGACCAATTTCATTGCAGAGGGAACAAGGGCGATCAACTCAGTCATTATGTCCAAAGCCACATCGCGGATGAGACCTACAAGACATACTGCAACGAAGTACAGCCACCCGAAGGCCAAGTGAACTGGCACGACGAGCGCGTTTTCTACGAGGATACCCCGGACGAGCACAAGTACATGATAACCCTCACAAAGGGAGCTACGCAATTCAGTAAACAAGAATGTCTCACCACCTTCATGCGAATTATTCACGGCTGTGACCTATATCGCCCGGAAAACCCGTTAAACCTCAAGCACGGGGGTACTTGGAAGAAGGGGAGATATAGATATGAATTGAAGACGGGCCACATAAGGCGCCCCTGGCCTGTTGCAAGACCTAGCGGCACATGCGAGGGATGGTATAAAGTGTTTTTTTCAAGATATACTATCAGGGGTAGATTGTGGGCTAGTCTTGATCATGGGGAAGAGCTCCGCAAAAGTGTGAAAGATTGTATTGGAGGTGGCCTGACATCTTGGAGTTTCAAATACTTCAACAGAGCCGACAGTCATGATATGGAGTGGGAAGCAGAATTTTCAACGCCCATCTGGGTGATGAAAAGGTGTTTCCAGAACAACAAGGTCTTCAACAACATGGGGGGACCAAATATTGGATGTGAAGGTAATGACAATCCATGGCCTTTCAActattag
- a CDS encoding glucan 1,3-beta-glucosidase A, with amino-acid sequence MFIKLSNKALLVLGLLSAGTQAATIRLDPRASSFDYNGEKVRGVNLGGWLVLEPWITPSIFDAAGAEAVDEWSLTKILGKEEAEARLSAHWKSFVSAGDFQRMADAGLNHVRIPIGYWALGPLEGDPYVDGQLEYLDKAVEWAGAAGLKVLIDLHGAPGSQNGFDNSGRRGAIQWQQGDTVEQTLDAFDLLAERYLGSDTVAAIEAINEPNIPGGVDQGKLQEYYGSVYGIVNKYNAGTSVVYGDGFLPVESWNGFKTEGSKVVMDTHHYHMFDNGLIAMDIDSHIDAVCQFAHQHLEASDKPVIVGEWTGAVTDCAKYLNGKGNGARYDGSYAADKAIGDCSSLATGFVSKLSDEERSDMRRFIEAQLDAFELKSGWVFWTWKTEGAPGWDMSDLLEAGVFPTSPDDREFPKQC; translated from the exons ATGTTCATTAAACTTTCAAACAAAGCGCTTCTAGTGCTTGGTCTGCTGTCAGCTGGCACGCAAGCTGCAACTAT CCGCTTGGACCCTCGCGCAAGTTCGTTCGATTACAATGGCGAAAAGGTCCGCGGTGTCAACCTTGGTGGATGGCTTGTGCTTGAGCCTTGGATTACACCTTCAATTTTCGATGCCGCTGGTGCCGAGGCCGTCGACGAGTGGTCATTGACTAAGATTCTGGGCAAGGAAGAGGCTGAAGCCCGCTTGTCCGCTCACTGGAAGTCTTTCGTCTCTGCGGGCGATTTCCAGCGAATGGCTGATGCCGGACTGAACCACGTCCGAATCCCCATCGGCTACTGGGCTCTTGGACCCCTCGAAGGAGACCCTTACGTCGATGGTCAGCTAGAATACCTTGACAAGGCGGTAGAATGGGCTGGAGCGGCGGGCCTCAAAGTTCTGATCGACCTTCACGGTG CACCGGGATCTCAGAATGGATTCGACAACAGCGGTCGGAGAGGAGCCATCCAATGGCAACAAGGGGACACTGTTGAGCAGACCCTTGATGCCTTCGACCTGCTGGCCGAGCGGTACCTTGGCTCCGACACCGTGGCTGCCATCGAAGCTATCAACGAGCCCAACATTCCTGGTGGAGTAGACCAGGGCAAGCTGCAAGAGTACTACGGTTCCGTCTATGGCATCGTCAACAAGTACAACGCTGGCACATCTGTGGTATACGGAGATGGTTTTCTGCCCGTAGAGAGCTGGAACGGCTTCAAGACCGAGGGCAGCAAGGTCGTGATGGACACTCACCATTACCATATGTTTGACAACGGACTCATTGCCATGGATATCGACAGCCACATCGATGCCGTCTGCCAGTTCGCTCACCAGCACCTGGAAGCATCTGACAAGCCTGTTATTGTGGGTGAGTGGACCGGTGCCGTGACTGACTGTGCCAAATACCTCAATGGCAAGGGCAACGGCGCTCGCTATGACGGTTCCTACGCCGCTGATAAGGCTATTGGTGACTGCTCCAGCCTGGCTACTGGTTTTGTGTCCAAACTCTCTGACGAAGAGCGATCGGACATGCGCCGCTTCATTGAGGCTCAGCTAGACGCCTTTGAACTCAAGAGCGGCTGGGTGTTCTGGACCTGGAAGACTGAGGGTGCCCCTGGCTGGGACATGAGTGATTTGCTCGAAGCTGGTGTCTTCCCTACTTCTCCTGATGACCGGGAGTTCCCTAAGCAGTGCTAA
- a CDS encoding putative C6 transcription factor Prf, with amino-acid sequence MADSLDGHFFHPTTQSSSTQPLHTSMDRDPAATHTGHIDPDSNYVPRPKRIACVVCRRRKLRCDGRKPSCGTCSRLGHECAYDEVRKKSGPKRGYVKQLEARLAQVETLLKTQEVNPSHNSQGNGTNVAAPQEFVSIPETAPFTNSIDAPMSSPEGEINNIQSSQTFLTPGLDRTGNFGWDMISLGLEEPLPDREIIDELNQIYFEKIHPYMPILHRPRHLAAMDLAPSVRPPVCLQYITWCQAASVSEKYSNLHALFYQRARKYAELDEMKGLGENILSLPYCQTWLLIGTYEFRMMFFPRAWLSVGKAARLALMLGLNRLDGMGLEVKQSLPPARDWTEKEERRRVFWMAFCIDRFASVGTGWPVLIDERDVKTNLPATEEAFVKSKPQRTLRVEDILAGDGLSTLSSFGSVSFMAYMFGRNLSHLHRPDPQDNDHDLNGLYWQRHRSHDNVLLHFALAMPNHLRLPAGMSDPNVIFCNMAIHTSTICLHQAAIFKAEKNRMPEQIITESKRRCIVAADQISNIMKMISHMDLTALNPFMSYSVYVAARVFVQYLKSRPDDSAARSSLGFVFTALDAMKNKNPLTESFLVQLDVDIEGTPFRDIRQAKRPRITNNVQKKVSLRTERSPIITISNDQQGRGCTPLVPVEQHQNHQSAIEEVPARPSAGPQQHYYTPSSLPSREGQSLPQLQNRNPPGSDPFAKSPFNLSSGTESGPGTDKGLSPEFTDKSSNNSPVSNDTSILNQTTIHDPSSTTYISLDPSSSLKQQQPSTSSSLNQTNHQQSHTSLDTSSAVNMSMGAGPFGAFDMGFSSQLYQTGMVTPLDSTGSEGSIPMPTWDFGAPQTSNGENVDMITTGMESLEAQWAQLLGSAPGTGTGTGWDSWRNQV; translated from the exons ATGGCAGACTCCCTCGACGGTCATTTCTTTCATCCAACCACCCAATCCTCCTCTACACAGCCACTTCATACTTCGATGGATCGCGATCCCGCAGCGACTCATACCGGGCATATAGATCCGGACAGCAACTACGTTCCCCGTCCTAAGCGCATTGCATGCGTCGTCTGCCGGCGAAGAAAATTGAGATGCGACGGGAGGAAACCAAGCTGTGGTACTTGTTCCAGGTTGGGCCACGAATGTGCTTACGATGAAGTGCGCAAGAAAAGTGGCCCAAAGCGGGGTTATGTGAAGCAGCTGGAGGCGCGGTTAG CCCAAGTCGAAACTTTACTGAAGACACAGGAGGTGAACCCCTCCCACAACAGCCAAGGAAATGGCACCAACGTCGCAGCACCACAAGAGTTCGTTAGCATCCCGGAGACGGCCCCGTTCACAAACAGTATTGATGCGCCTATGTCATCCCCCGAAGGCGAAATCAACAATATCCAGTCAAGCCAGACATTCTTGACACCGGGATTAGATCGCACGGGTAATTTTGGATGGGATATGATTAGTTTGGGACTGGAGGAACCTTTGCCTGACCGAGAAATCATCGATGAACT AAACCAGATATACTTTGAGAAAATCCATCCTTATATGCCGATTTTACACCGTCCCAGGCATTTGGCAGCAATGGATCTTGCTCCAAGTGTACGACCTCCCGTGTGTTTACAGTATATCACCTGGTGCCAAGCCGCTTCTGTCAGCGAGAAATATTCGAATTTGCATGCGCTTTTCTACCAGCGAGCCCGCAAATATGCGGAATTGGACGAAATGAAAGGACTGGGGGAGAACATCTTGTCCTTGCCCTACTGCCAAACTTGGTTGCTCATTGGCACGTATGAATTCAGAATGATGTTCTTCCCCCGGGCATGGCTCAGTGTTGGTAAAGCAGCAAGGTTAGCACTTATGCTCGGCCTGAATCGATTGGATGGTATGGGTCTTGAGGTAAAACAGTCATTACCGCCAGCAAGAGATTGGacagagaaggaagaacgaCGTAGGGTGTTCTGGATGGCTTTCTGTATCGATCGTTTTGCAAGCGTCGGGACCGGGTGGCCAGTTCTTATCGACGAGAGAGAT GTCAAGACGAACTTACCTGCTACCGAAGAAGCATTCGTCAAGAGCAAACCACAGAGGACTCTACGCGTTGAGGACATTTTGGCGGGTGATGGACTCTCCACCTTGTCGTCTTTCGGTAGTGTTTCTTTCATGGCATACATGTTCGGACGGAATCTCTCGCACCTGCATCGCCCTGATCCTCAAGACAACGACCATGACCTGAATGGGTTGTACTGGCAGCGGCACAGATCGCACGATAACGTACTACTGCATTTTGCCCTAGCAATGCCCAACCATCTCCGACTACCGGCTGGAATGTCTGATCCTAATGTCATCTTCTGTAACATGGCGATCCATACTTCCACGATATGCCTTCATCAAGCCGCTATCTTCAAGGCGGAGAAAAACCGGATGCCCGAGCAGATCATCACTGAAAGTAAACGAAGGTGTATTGTCGCTGCTGATCAAATCTCTAATATTATGAAGATGATCAGCCACATGGACCTAACGGCT TTAAATCCTTTCATGTCATACTCTGTCTATGTCGCTGCGCGCGTCTTCGTACAGTATCTTAAATCCCGCCCCGACGACTCAGCTGCTCGTTCCTCTCTCGGATTTGTCTTCACCGCACTCGATGccatgaagaacaagaaccccTTGACTGAATCTTTCCTGGTTCAGTTGGACGTCGATATTGAAGGTACTCCATTCCGAGACATTCGACAAGCAAAAAGGCCTCGTATCACAAACAATGTGCAAAAAAAGGTAAGTCTCCGCACAGAACGATCTCCAATTATCACAATCTCTAATGATCAACAGGGTCGCGGCTGTACACCACTCGTACCAGTAGAGCAACACCAAAATCATCAATCTGCAATTGAAGAAGTGCCCGCCAGGCCATCGGCTGGCCCACAGCAACACTATTACACGCCCTCATCTCTACCCTCTCGTGAAGGACAGAGTCTTCCACAATTACAGAACAGGAACCCTCCAGGTTCGGATCCTTTCGCAAAATCGCCGTTCAATCTCAGCTCGGGAACTGAATCTGGACCGGGAACTGACAAAGGACTTTCGCCCGAGTTCACCGACAAGAGTTCCAACAACAGTCCAGTGTCTAATGATACATCTATACTAAACCAGACTACCATACACGATCCTTCTTCTACTACTTATATATCCCTGGATCCGTCCTCGTCCCtgaagcagcagcagccatcaacttcatcatctctcaaccaaaccaaccatCAACAATCACATACCTCTCTCGATACTAGTAGCGCAGTAAACATGAGTATGGGTGCCGGCCCATTCGGTGCATTTGATATGggcttctcttcccagttATATCAAACGGGCATGGTGACTCCCCTCGACTCTACCGGTTCGGAAGGGTCTATTCCCATGCCTACGTGGGATTTTGGCGCGCCTCAAACTTCGAACGGTGAAAATGTCGACATGATTACTACCGGCATGGAATCATTAGAAGCACAGTGGGCACAATTACTAGGTTCAGCTCCAGGGACAGGGACCGGGACAGGATGGGACTCATGGCGAAATCAAGTATAG
- a CDS encoding mitochondrial 54S ribosomal protein uL2m has product MLQPRLALTGLRLPFRCLPSVSSRSYSSVVHEKETPPTESSTSTFDPSIAFAPPPTRDDAGVLIRSYKPRTPGIRHLRRPINDHLWKGRPVQKLTFPKRGQSKGGRNNTGRVTIRHRGGGHKRRIRIVDFARTAPGPHLVERIEHDPGRSAHIALVRSQETQRLSYILAAEGMRAGDVVQSYMSGIPEDLWKSMGGVVDPGVLAARTAWRGNCLPLHMIPVGTLIFNVGLRPNKGGQLCRSAGTFATVIAKGSNTQAAQNEQAQEDGAEKKPLSQREQQKQERVAQHITIRLQSGEVRLIHKDCCATVGVASNPNYQYSQLGKAGRSRWLNIRPTVRGLAMNAMDHPHGGGRGKSKGNVDPKSPWGLPAKSGYKTRPKWKVNKAVVVPRVRNQGKRRRGYS; this is encoded by the exons ATGCTTCAACCTCGATTGGCCTTGACGGGCCTTCGCCTTCCGTTCAGATGCCTGCCTTCGGTGTCTTCTAGGTCCTACTCAAGTGTCGTGCACGAAAAAGAGACTCCCCCGACGGAGTCTTCGACGTCAACTTTCGACCCAAGCATTGCTTTTGCTCCCCCTCCTACGCGAGATGATGCAGGCGTTCTCATTCGATCTTATAAGCCCCGGACTCCCGGTATTCGGCATTTGCGGAGGCCGATCAACGACCACCTTTGGAAAGGACGGCCAGTACAGAAGTTGACGTTTCCCAAGCGAGGACAAAGTAAGGGTGGTCGTAACAACACTGGCCGAGTAACCATCCGCCATCGTGGTGGTGGCCACAAACGCCGTATTCGAATCGTCGATTTTGCACGAACCGCTCCTGGTCCTCATTTGGTGGAACGAATCGAACATGACCCTGGCCGAAGCGCTCACATCGCGTTGGTCCGCAGTCAAGAAACCCAGCGCCTGAGCTACATTCTGGCCGCGGAAGGAATGAGAGCTGGTGATGTTGTTCAGAGTTATATGTCCGGTATCCCTGAAGACCTGTGGAAAAGTATGGGAGGTGTCGTGGATCCTGGTGTGCTCGCCGCAAGGACTGCTTGGAGAGGAAACTGCTTGCCATTACACATGATTCCCGTTGGTACATTGATATTCAATGTCGGCTTGCGGCCGAACAAGGGTGGCCAGCTCTGCCGTAGCGCCGGTACTTTTGCAACCGTTATTGCGAAGGGCAGCAATACTCAGGCTGCACAGAACGAGCAGGCTCAAGAAGATGGTGCCGAGAAGAAGCCCTTGTCCCAGCGcgagcagcagaagcaggaaCGTGTTGCGCAGCATATCACCATTCGTCTTCAAAGTGGTGAAGTTCGCTTGATTCATAAGGATTGCTGCGCGACCGTCGGCGTGGCCAGCAACCCGAACTACCAGTACAGCCAGCTCGGAAAGGCTGGCCGATCGCGCTGGCTGAACATTCGTCCTACTGTCCGTGGTCTTGCCATGAACGCCATGGACCATCCCCATGGTGGTGGACGAGGAAAGTCCAAGGGTAACGTTGATCCGAAGAGTCCTTGGGGTCTTCCG GCGAAATCCGGTTATAAGACTCGTCCCAAGTGGAAGGTCAACAAGGCTGTGGTTGTTCCCAGAGTCCGTAACCAGGGCAAGCGTCGTAGAGGATACAGCTAA
- a CDS encoding cyclin B, which translates to MPTQARSLRTRSTMNENDENRPSTRLTRAKAAALSAGDVSTAATKKPLESKKAATSTATAGTTRRRAALGDVSNVTKGENGAAKEGKKPAGAKVGLTSKATMQAGGVAKLTRTNSSRTTALTNKTTNTKKPTEDKEKRSGPGSIKDSAQKRQKTTKDNALVEEPPRKKVEVEKKLTEKKLVAEEAPAKENVEAPVEPKTLQKPSQDLVEDLDTEDLDDPLMVAEYVVEIFEYMKDLELETLPNPHYIDHQPDLEWKMRGILVDWLIEVHTRFRLLPETLFLAVNIIDRFLSAEVVALDRLQLVGVAAMFIASKYEEVLSPHVANFSHVADETFTDKEILDAERHILATLEYNMSYPNPMNFLRRISKADNYDIQTRTLGKYLMEISLLDHRFMAYRQSHVSAAAMYLARLILERGPWDATLAYYAGYDEEQIDPVFRLMIDYLHRPVCHEAFFKKYASKKFLKASILTRQWAKKYHHLYIDSSLSEPYNYIKDHE; encoded by the exons ATGCCTACG CAGGCTCGCAGCCTCCGTACACGGAGCACCATGAACGAGAATGACGAGAATAGACCTTCGACGCGTCTGACACGGGCGAAGGCTGCCGCTCTTTCCGCAGGTGACGTCTCCACTGCCGCCACTAAGAAACCTCTTGAGTCCAAGAAAGCCGCTACCTCGACCGCGACCGCTGGTACCACAAGGAGGCGCGCTGCTTTGGGTGATGTCAGCAATGTCACCAAGGGTGAGAACGGCGCCGcgaaggagggaaagaagccaGCCGGGGCCAAGGTCGGCTTGACTTCGAAAGCCACAATGCAAGCTGGCGGTGTTGCGAAGCTCACCCGCACCAACTCGTCGCGTACTACTGCCCTGACAAACAAGACCACCAACACGAAGAAGCCTACGGAGGACAAGGAGAAACGTTCGGGACCCGGATCTATCAAGGATAGTGCACAGAAGCGCCAAAAAACCACGAAAGACAACGCGTTGGTCGAGGAGCCACCCCGCAAGAAGGTGGAAGTGGAAAAGAAGCTTaccgagaagaagcttgTCGCTGAAGAGGCTCCCGCCAAGGAAAATGTCGAAGCCCCTGTCGAGCCAAAGACCCTGCAGAAGCCTTCTCAAGATCTcgtggaggatttggatacCGAGGATTTGGACGACCCCTTGATGGTGGCAGAATATGTGGTGGAGATTTTCGAATACATGAAGGACCTTGAACTGGAGACACTACCTAACCCCCATTACATTGACCATCAACCTGATCTGGAGTGGAAGATGCGTGGTATCCTGGTTGACTGGCTCATCGAGGTTCACACTCGTTTCCGCCTGTTGCCTGAAACCCTTTTCCTCGCTGTCAACATCATCGACCGTTTCCTGTCGGCCGAGGTGGTGGCTCTGGATCGTCTGCAGCTTGTTGGAGTTGCTGCTATGTTCATCGCGTCTAAATACGAGGAGGTCCTCTCGCCGCATGTGGCCAATTTCAGTCACGTCGCCGACGAGACTTTCACCGACAAGGAGATTTTGGACGCTGAGCGCCACATCCTGGCGACTCTCGAGTACAACATGAGCTATCCCAATCCGATGAACTTCCTGCGTCGTATTTCCAAGGCGGACAACTATGATATCCAAACGCGTACCCTTGGAAAGTACCTTATGGAAATCAGTCTGCTAGATCACCGGTTCATGGCTTACCGTCAAAGTCACGTGTCAGCTGCCGCTATGTATCTGGCACGTCTCATTCTGGAGCGTGGGCCTTGG GATGCAACCCTGGCTTATTACGCCGGATATGATGAAGAGCAGATCGACCCTGTCTTCCGTCTAATGATCGACTACCTTCACCGCCCGGTCTGCCACGAGGCGTTCTTCAAGAAATATGCCAGCAAGAAGTTCCTCAAAG CGTCCATCTTGACCCGCCAATGGGCCAAGAAGTATCACCACCTGTACATCGACAGCTCCCTCTCAGAACCGTACAACTATATCAAGGATCACGAATAA
- a CDS encoding HIT domain protein, translating to MSTPSSCPFCNIASTYPPMSPTAFTPENNCPNSQNTKKPYTAPISLPDSSDPSQPTAHLILSTKHVLAFLDIMPLTRGHVLVIPRAHYEKLGDVDIKVSRELGQWLPILSRVVMRTIFREDDSSDWNWNVVQNNGIRAAQQVPHAHFHIIPRPSSNPAANAARASFVMFGRGQREELDDDEGEELAGLLRGELASEVLRVREMGVDLECEVHGDDSRRVKGKL from the exons ATGTCAACACCGTCATCATGTCCCTTCTGTAACATCGCAAGCACATATCCGCCCATGTCTCCCACAGCCTTCACTCCAGAAAACAACTGCCCCAATTCCCAAAATACAAAGAAACCATATACTGCACCAATCTCACTACCGGACTCATCCGACCCAAGCCAGCCAACCGCACATCTTATCCTGTCCACTAAACATGTACTAGCATTCTTGGACATCATGCCTTTAACCCGGGGCCATGTACTAGTGATCCCGAGGGCGCATTACGAGAAACTTGGCGATGTAGATATCAAAGTCAGCCGCGAG CTCGGCCAATGGCTTCCCATCCTCTCGCGCGTCGTCATGCGGACCATCTTCCGTGAAGACGACAGCTCCGATTGGAACTGGAACGTGGTACAGAATAACG GAATCAGGGCCGCGCAACAGGTCCCTCATGCCCATTTTCATATCATTCCAAGGCCGTCCTCTAATCCGGCGGCTAATGCTGCCAGGGCCAGCTTTGTGATGTTTGGGCGTGGGCAACgggaggagttggatgatgatgagggggAGGAGCTGGCCGGTTTGTTACGGGGGGAGTTGGCCAGCGAGGTTCTCAGGGTTAGGGAGATGGGGGTGGACTTGGAGTGTGAGGTTCATGGTGACGATAGTCGGAGAGTGAAGGGGAAGCTTTAA